The following DNA comes from Ricinus communis isolate WT05 ecotype wild-type chromosome 10, ASM1957865v1, whole genome shotgun sequence.
GCAATACAACACACAGACAGActaaaaagtgaaaaagaaaaaagttgtTGCTTTCAAGGTCTCGTCAAGTAGGGTGCATAAGGCACTCCTGTTGGCTTGATCCAGCTATCTCCTCGGAGAAATCTTCCTGGTGTGAAATCTATGGCGTGCTGGCGAGAAACAGGCTTAATTCCGTTCCATTTTACACGGTTTTTCATGTCCGAACCAGGACCGTAGTTATTGTATTCTCCATACCAACAAGTTTTCAGTCCAAAACTTCCGAACCAAGGGGACCATCCTTCAGGTTGAATCAAATCATCAATGAAAGTCTCCATGATGATTGTTCTTGAGAACTCTTTCCACGGCCTGCCAAGATATGACTTGTACTGGTCCTTGACAGGTTCCAATTCAGGATGAGCAGTGATTGTGCTGTTTTGAATGATAATAGCTGATGGTTGTCTCCTTGCCTTCCTGCCTTGTGCAGTCACTATGCACTGTTGGTTTTCTAAAGGCTTGCGAACCAAGAATGTACAATTTTGGAAGACGACTGGCGCATCACCAAATACGAAATCGATGGTTCCTGAAACGGTGCAATCACGGTAGAACTGGCGCTTGGCATGTGTGTATAGTGTGTCTTGGTAACCATCCATTGAGCAATTGTAGAAGACAGCATAATCTGATGAAACCCTCAATGCTACAGCTTGATGTTTAATGGCACCAGCACTATTTTCAAACCCAATATTCCTAGCCACAAAGTTGTCTCCAATAACAGCTGCATCACCAAATATTCCAATTTGTATAAATTTTGAGCacattaatgaaaattaaggATTTGTGGTCGGAAAAGCAATGCTGCAACGAGCAATTAATATCGAGTCTCACAGATGAGTAATGGTTCTAATTACTGTAATGAGTCACTAAGTACAGCCACTTACCTGTAATATATTGATGATATAGAAAAGGCAAAATTTCTATTCTAGAAAAGGTTAATTAGGAGGGCATACTTACCAACTGTTGCGGTGCGGTAGGTGTTGATTCCGTCGACAAAATTCTTGCTACCAGTGATGCGAGTCTTATCAGGACCATCTCCAATAACCACCAAGTTGGTCATGCTCCTATTGAACTCAACATACTCTTCGTAGATTCCTTCCTTGATATAAAGCACAAAAGTCTCGTTGCTCTTTTTGGGGATTTGTGGCAATGCTTCGAGGATAGTTTTGTAGTCTCCACTGCCATCCTTAGCAACAACAAGATCTGGCTTAATATTTGAAGGAGGAGCACTAAGGAGTCGTCGTGTACCAGGATCGATCCAGGCAGGAAATGCTTGGGATATATCACCATGTCCTGCAACAGGAATGTCATCCTGAAGAAGGCGGCGACTTACACCTGGGATCTGAAGATCTGTAAGCACAGAAGAGATTCCTGAAACAATGTCAAGACCATTGCTACTCATTTCCATTGCAGTCTTTAATGCcttcttcattttctctcCAGCATTGGTAGTTGTATTTTCGAATGCATCCAGGCAAGTCTCTTCGTAAGTAATGGCAGCGCTAAGCCAAGTCTTTATGTCTGCCATCAGTTCATCCAATTGGCTAAAATCAAAGTCTGCAACTTTTTCCAAGGAGCTCCGAAGCTCATTAATAGACATGGTCATGAGTTCTTTGCAGCTATTAAGAGCACCACGAGTTCTTGGATCCTTTTCGAGTTCTAGCAAGGTAAGTGATTTCTTGGAAGCAGAATCAATTTGTTTCTCAGCAAGCTTGAATGCAATCTTAATAAGTTCTTTGGGGTCGGTCGTGTTTCCTGCAGATTTTGCAAGGCTTCGTTCGCATGTTTGCTTATAATATGTGGGCTGGCAAAGAGTTTTGATGGCTTTCATGGAGGCAGACACCTCTTTGCTTTTGTGGTTTTTTCCGTTAATGTCATCTTCGCTCTCTCCATCATTGTTGAAACCAATACTAACGGTGACAGCAACCACCATAGCTACaaggagaaaagaagagaCGCCAATAATGGCTaatctcttcttcctctttgaATCTTCTCCGTAGGACATTTTCGAGGCTGGACAATCTTCAATATACCAAAAGGGagggagaaagaaaaatgggaTAACACACCACTTTTCTTTCCCTCAAGATTGTTTTCctaactttttttcttaatgttttctttttcctattttctttacgaaaaaagataaaaattctcCCCAGAACGCAAATCAAAGGCAGCTGCAGTTCAAGGGAGAGGGATTTCGAAGAGCCAATGATATGGCCTCCCACTTGTTTGGAATTCTTGAAACACCTCCCGAGTTGTGGTTGCTGAGACAAgaaaagtatttataaataagtttaaatttaaagagagTTATGTCTCATAGTTAGTTAGTTCTGTTAGGAAATTTGAGGCATAAGGAGAGGAAAGAGGGCAACCGATTCTTGGTTGTCATTGCTTTTCTAAACTGAAGATATATACAGCTTTATTAGAACCAATTTTCTTGgtgttttctttaaatttcatCTCTTCTACTCTTTTATCTCCATTGATTTCTCCTCTTATTTCGCAATTTTTTAGCACATAATCTCAACATTACACCCAAAAAGTATGCATTTACCATCTACTAATTAAGGATACCTTTTAAGTTTAACCATGCATTAATACATTAATGCGTCTAGGTCTTCCTTTGGTCAGCAGGCAAAGCCTACAtgaaattaactaattagactccattaaattattattttctttttgaaaagtttgtgtatatattctattttaatgaataaatagGAGTGACAATTACAAATATCCCCTTGAACTTTCCCAATTTCTACACTTTTGTCTTTCATTTCTTAAAGatatgcatcattttatattcTCTTCGTTAGAATGGTTCTTCTATTAGTCTCTACTACTTTCTTTGGTTAAAATACTGATGTCATGGACTAATTTAATTGGTCAAGTAAAATGTTAGGAATAAAGATactatatgtaaaataaaataatgtctATAACTaaagttaatttttcatttgtaATCACTCAACTACCGAACTAATTAATGAAAGTTTACGTACACCAAAAGAATGAAagtgtataattttataagaatagaaataaaaatgtataatgaaataaatattagagatatATGTGATTATTCTAAAAAGGCTTACCTTGGTTAATATAATGGTCACTGaactttatatttagttttattttactcataaaattttaatttattttttctcagtcattcaattttaattttgtttcaatcTAGTCACtttgcaaataaaaaaattgagacatggcaaaaaaatcaataagaaaagagcaattaaggaaaaaaatgacaTGTAAGTTTTTTTATTGTCAGAGTGACTAAAATTATAGccaaaactaaaattaaataattgaaataaaataaattaaaatctaattgattaaaatgaattaaatataaaaatcaataatcatttttaatatgagattgaCCCAATTACCGAAAAATTATTGccttttaacatatttaactaGTTGTTTAATTATGTTGCATTTAAACACCAAGTTTTcagttttttcttaattttactatttcgggcaatttttttagataatgTGCTGAGACTAGCTCACGTGGCAATAGATAAGAGAAATTTTTTCGAATGAGTGAGCAAATAACTAAGCTGATTCATCAAAACGTTGCGTTTTagagaacaaaaataaattgatagtaaaaaaaatagaataaaccaccttaatttttcttttgaatttaagAGTTAGgtttttagaaaacaaccccaaattCCACCAAACGCAATATCatcaaacttttttttttttgctcattctttgtttcttgattctttttgttttctactCTGTGCGTTCATTTAggttatcttctttttctgttcATTGATATTCCATAGAAATCATAAATGGTAACAAAAAAGACAAACAAAATCTCTATGGTAAACCTAACCCTTCTAAATCAACCCAATAAGAATACAAAGCAAAAATACTTAGATATTGCCTGCAAAGAAACGCAAAATCCCTCATACTGGAAGTGGAAGAGATACAAGTAATGAAGATAGTACCAGGGACAAAAAAATCCTAAACGTACGATTCAGATCGCAAGTGGGAATCTAAGAGgcttaaaaaagaagaagagaaaattcTGAATTTGAAAGCCTTGATAAATGAACATGTCACTGGGTTCTGAAAGTACAAAAGTCTGACGAAATTCAAAGGtttcttgattttcttaaattctttgATGAAAAAATATGGAAGAAgcagaaacccaagaacaagcAAGAGTCATCAGAGGATTGACAGTGAGGAAAGAGGTTGCAGGCAAGGTAGAGACCAAGAAAATATTGACGAACAAATTCTTCTATTGCTCAATGAGATTTTTTGCTCGGAGTTCATTTGGATGCGTCAAGAACTGCCAGATTCGAAGATGTCTCGCAAGGATGCAATGCTGTCGCTGGAAGCTAAACTCGAAAATTGTAAGAAGAAAATTACAGAGATGAAACCAAAGCTTAATTGCTCGCTGGAATGTTTGAATTACTTGAGATAATCAACAAGAAACTCTTGTTAGAGGAAAAGTTGAAGACTAAAGATGTATGTCTTTCAAAGATTATGTTCCAAATCTAGGTTGTTACTTTCAAACCCTAAAATGCATTGTTTTGGTGAGTCAGCCTAGTTATTTGCTGACtcatcaataaaaagaaaaagaaattgatttcCGAGTGCCACATAAGCTATTTCACCggattatttgaaaatattgcTCAGAATAgtgaaattgaaagaaaaaaattgaaagttgGGTGTACAAAtgcaatttttttaacaattaattaaatatgttaaagaaaattgaaagttGTTTGGTAATTAGGCCTATGAGATTATGTTGTAAGAATTCTAGGCAAGTTTTTTGGCTAAACTCACAGGGTTAGCCAAGCGGCCCAAGATGTAATATAAAAGGTGCAGTCTCCAGGTTGAACCATCGGaaccaattaataataaaagatggTGAGTTCAATGAAAGCACTTGGAAAACCCTAGTTCAAGTTTTGGCTTTCCAAAGGCAACTGGTCTAATAATAGCAAGTGACGATCGAGGCGCCAATATATTTAGATAATCTTACTAATTAGATGATGTGACCAGTTAGATAATTCAAAACTTCATTTGTCAATTAAGTTTTGATTAGTTCATGTTTCTTTAGAATTATGTCTCTTTTAAGGGGTTTGTTACCTGATAGTAcctctttatttttctccttctAATTCTCCAAACTTCCAAGTAATAGCATAATGATTTGTCCTtctatatgatttttttttaataaacattttaatgattttttccctaattcttttagattcttaattaattaattgatgcTGGTTTAACCTAATTTGGTAGTCTGATTTTGTGCTGAGGATGCACGTTCTTAAGCATTGAAATGCAATCTTCCAGTTACAGACAGAATGTGGTCTTCATGTCTTGGGAATCATGTGTATATCCAAAATCATAAATCCTCTTTTGTTGTGccctaaaaatattatatagtacgtaatttctccttttctcATTATGACACGTGCTTGTCTTATTTTACataatcaatttaaataattttaaatgaacaTTATGTTTCTCTCATTACATAAGACTGAGAAACATGTTTCATCTTCAAAACAAAtgccaaagaaagaaaataaaataatcttagAGACATGGAGATGATTAATTGTCACCctcaatatgaaaaatcacTGTAACCCACCAAAATAAGGCACTCCGCTTGTAGGCAACCACGCATCTCCTTGTATGAATTTGG
Coding sequences within:
- the LOC8287115 gene encoding probable pectinesterase/pectinesterase inhibitor 21; translated protein: MSYGEDSKRKKRLAIIGVSSFLLVAMVVAVTVSIGFNNDGESEDDINGKNHKSKEVSASMKAIKTLCQPTYYKQTCERSLAKSAGNTTDPKELIKIAFKLAEKQIDSASKKSLTLLELEKDPRTRGALNSCKELMTMSINELRSSLEKVADFDFSQLDELMADIKTWLSAAITYEETCLDAFENTTTNAGEKMKKALKTAMEMSSNGLDIVSGISSVLTDLQIPGVSRRLLQDDIPVAGHGDISQAFPAWIDPGTRRLLSAPPSNIKPDLVVAKDGSGDYKTILEALPQIPKKSNETFVLYIKEGIYEEYVEFNRSMTNLVVIGDGPDKTRITGSKNFVDGINTYRTATVAVIGDNFVARNIGFENSAGAIKHQAVALRVSSDYAVFYNCSMDGYQDTLYTHAKRQFYRDCTVSGTIDFVFGDAPVVFQNCTFLVRKPLENQQCIVTAQGRKARRQPSAIIIQNSTITAHPELEPVKDQYKSYLGRPWKEFSRTIIMETFIDDLIQPEGWSPWFGSFGLKTCWYGEYNNYGPGSDMKNRVKWNGIKPVSRQHAIDFTPGRFLRGDSWIKPTGVPYAPYLTRP